A single region of the Cucumis melo cultivar AY chromosome 3, USDA_Cmelo_AY_1.0, whole genome shotgun sequence genome encodes:
- the LOC103488257 gene encoding serine/threonine protein phosphatase 2A 57 kDa regulatory subunit B' kappa isoform, which yields MLKQILSKLPRKSSDSSDSPRTPRSSSNRSSPRSSTAPSGHGTQRSSGGASASGRSNATKKTSSAVFPASLVAGIEPLVPFKDVPSSEKMNLFVSKLSLCCVTFDFTDPSKNSIEKGVKRQTLIELVDFVGAGTVKFNEPAIHALCKMCAVNLFRVFPPNYRANMIGGGSNGGENDDDEPTFDPAWPHLQLVYDLLLKFIHSSFVDAKVAKKYMDHSFILKLLELFDSEDPRERECLKTILHRIYGKFMVHRPFIRKSINNIFYRFVSETERHNGIAELLEIFGSIISGFALPLKEEHKIFLWRVLIPLHKPKSIGAYFQQLSYCITQFVEKEPKLASVVVKGLLKYWPITSSQKEVMFLGELEEILETVNMVEFQKVMVPLFWRIGCCINSCHFQVAERSLFLWNNDHIVNLIGHNRHVILPIILPALEKNAQSHWNQAVVNLTLNVRKIFMEMDDELFLSCHAHFKEEEAKEALEAKKRKQIWEQLENAAANVQPMTGKTAVLVTPLASSIAC from the exons ATGCTGAAGCAGATCCTTAGCAAGCTTCCTCGAAAGTCATCTGACTCGTCCGATTCACCAAGGACGCCTCGGTCTTCGTCGAACCGTTCAAGTCCGAGAAGTAGTACTGCGCCCTCTGGCCATGGGACTCAAAGATCGAGCGGTGGAGCTTCTGCCTCTGGACGGTCTAATGCTACTAAGAAAACTTCTTCTGCAGTCTTCCCTGCGAGTCTCGTGGCTGGAATCGAGCCGCTGGTGCCTTTCAAAGACGTGCCTTCTTCTGAGAAGATGAACCTCTTTGTGAGTAAACTGAGCCTTTGTTGTGTTACCTTTGATTTCACGGACCCAAGTAAGAATTCCATTGAAAAAGGTGTTAAAAGACAAACGTTGATTGAGTTAGTGGATTTTGTTGGAGCTGGTACTGTGAAATTCAACGAACCTGCAATTCATGCTTTGTGTAAAATGTGTGCTGTTAATCTGTTTAGAGTTTTTCCACCCAATTATCGGGCTAACATGATTGGTGGTGGTAGTAATGGTGgtgaaaatgatgatgatgagcCTACGTTTGATCCAGCCTGGCCACATTTGCAGCTAGTTTATGATTTGTTACTCAAGTTTATACATTCTTCATTTGTTGATGCCAAGGTTGCAAAGAAGTATATGGATCATTCTTTTATCTTGAAACTGTTGGAGTTGTTTGATTCAGAAGATCCCAGAGAAAGGGAATGTTTAAAAACGATTCTACACAGGATATATGGGAAGTTCATGGTTCATCGGCCGTTTATACGAAAGTCTATCAACAATATCTTTTATCGATTCGTATCTGAAACAGAAAGACATAATGGTATTGCTGAGTTGCTGGAGATATTTGGAAGTATAATCAGTGGGTTTGCATTACCTCTGAAAGAGGAACACAAGATCTTCTTGTGGAGGGTTTTGATTCCTCTGCATAAACCGAAATCTATTGGTGCTTACTTCCAACAACTTTCATACTGCATTACGCAGTTTGTAGAGAAGGAACCAAAACTAGCGAGTGTCGTGGTTAAAGGACTATTGAAATATTGGCCGATAACGAGTAGTCAGAAAGAGGTGATGTTTCTGGGTGAGTTAGAGGAGATTTTGGAAACAGTTAACATGGTGGAATTCCAAAAAGTCATGGTTCCCTTGTTCTGGCGAATAGGATGCTGCATTAACAGTTGTCACTTTCAG GTAGCTGAAAGGTCCCTTTTCTTATGGAACAACGACCACATTGTGAACTTGATTGGGCACAACCGACACGTGATATTGCCGATCATACTCCCCGCATTAGAGAAGAATGCACAGAGCCATTGGAACCAAGCAGTGGTGAACCTGACCCTTAACGTTAGAAAGATATTCATGGAGATGGATGACGAGTTATTCCTATCCTGCCATGCACATTTCAAGGAGGAAGAAGCAAAAGAAGCGTTAGAAGCAAAGAAACGGAAGCAGATATGGGAGCAACTCGAGAACGCAGCGGCGAATGTGCAACCGATGACGGGGAAAACTGCCGTGCTGGTAACTCCTTTAGCATCCTCAATAGCTTGCTGA